From one Sciurus carolinensis chromosome 9, mSciCar1.2, whole genome shotgun sequence genomic stretch:
- the Tnk2 gene encoding activated CDC42 kinase 1 isoform X11, with product MPAARRFPGLELSFPLLARLRRRLYTRLGSSSMQPEEGTGWLLELLSEVQLQQYFLRLRDDLNVTRLSHFEYVKNEDLEKIGMGRPGQRRLWEAVKRRKAMCKRKSWMSKVFSGKRLEAEFPPHHSQSTFRKPSPTPGGPVGEGPLQSLTCLIGEKDLRLLEKLGDGSFGVVRRGEWDAPAGKTVSVAVKCLKPDVLSQPEAMDDFIREVNAMHSLDHRNLIRLYGVVLTPPMKMVTELAPLGSLLDRLRKHQGHFLLGTLSRYAVQVAEGMGYLESKRFIHRDLAARNLLLATRDLVKIGDFGLMRALPQNDDHYVMQEHRKVPFAWCAPESLKTRTFSHASDTWMFGVTLWEMFTYGQEPWIGLNGSQILHKIDKEGERLPRPEDCPQDIYNVMVQCWAHKPEDRPTFVALRDFLLEAQPTDMRALQDFEEPDKLHIQMNDVITVIEGRAENYWWRGQNTRTLCVGPFPRNVVTSVAGLSAQDISQPLQNSFIHTGHGDSDPRHCWGFPDRIDELYLGNPMDPPDLLSVELSTSRPTQHLGRVKREPPPRPPQPAIFTQKPTYDPVSEDQDLLSGDFKRLGLRKPGLPRGLWLSKPSARVPGTKAGRSSGGEVTLIDFGEEPVIPASRPCAPSLAQLAMDACSLLDKTPPQSPTRALPRPLHPTPVVDWDARPLPPPPTYDDVAQDEDDFEVCSINSTLVGAGLSAGPSQGETNYAFVPEQGRLPPALEDNLFLPPQGGGKPPSLAQTSEIFQALQQECMRQLQVPTGSLAPSPSPGADDKPQVPPRVPIPPRPTRPRVELSPAPSGEEEIGRWPGPASPPRIPPREPLSPQGSRTPSPLVPPGSSPLPLRLSSSPGKTMPTTQSFASDPKYATPQVIQAPGPRAGPCILPIVRDGKKVSNTHYYLLPERPPYLERYQRYLHEAQSPEDPAPLPVPLLLPPPSTPAPAAPTATVRPMPQAAPDPKANFSTNNSNLGARPPALRATARLPQRGCPGDGPEAGRPADKIQMVEQLFGLGLRPRVECHKVLEMFDWNLEQAGCHLLGSCGPAHHK from the exons ATGCCGGCAGCTCGTCGTTTTCCTGGCCTAgagctctccttccctctcctggcCAGACTGCGGCGACGACTGTACACA AGACTGGGGAGCAGCAGCATGCAGCCAGAGGAGGGCACAGGTTGGTTGCTGGAGCTGCTGTCTGAGGTGCAGCTACAGCAATACTTCCTACGGCTCCGGGATGACCTCAATGTTACCCGCCTGTCCCACTTTGAATATGTTAAGAATGAGGACCTGGAGAAGATTGGCATGGGCCGGCCCG GCCAACGACGGCTATGGGAAGCCGTGAAGAGGAGGAAAGCCATGTGCAAACGCAAGTCTTGGATGAGTAAG GTATTCAGTGGAAAGCGACTGGAGGCAGAGTTTCCCCCTCATCACTCTCAGAGCACCTTCCGGAAGCCCTCGCCCACCCCTGGAGGCCCAGTGGGTGAGGGGCCTCTGCAAAGCCTCACCTGCCTCATTGGGGAAAAAGACCTGCGCCTCCTTGAGAAGCTGGGAGATGGCTCCTTTGGCGTGGTGCGCAGGGGCGAGTGGGACGCCCCTGCAGGGAAGACG GTGAGTGTGGCTGTAAAGTGCCTGAAGCCAGATGTGCTGAGCCAGCCAGAGGCCATGGATGACTTCATCCGGGAGGTCAATGCCATGCATTCACTTGACCACCGAAACCTCATTCGCCTCTATGGTGTAGTGCTTACACCGCCCATGAAGATG GTGACAGAGCTGGCACCTCTGGGATCCCTGTTGGACAGACTACGTAAGCATCAGGGTCACTTCCTCCTGGGGACTCTGAGCCGCTATGCTGTGCAGGTGGCTGAAGGCATGGGCTACCTGGAGTCCAAGCGCTTTATTCACCGTGACCTGGCTGCCCGAAATCTGCTATTGGCTACCCGTGACTTGGTCAAGATTGGGGACTTTGGACTGATGCGAGCACTACCCCAGAATGATGACCACTATGTCATGCAGGAACATCGCAAGGTGCCCTTTGCCTG GTGTGCCCCTGAAAGCCTGAAGACACGTACCTTCTCCCATGCCAGTGACACCTGGATGTTTGGGGTCACATTGTGGGAGATGTTCACCTATGGCCAAGAGCCCTGGATTGGCCTCAATGGCAGTCAG ATCCTGCATAAGATTGATAAGGAGGGGGAGCGACTACCCCGGCCTGAGGACTGCCCCCAGGACATCTATAATGTCATGGTCCAGTGCTGGGCCCATAAGCCAGAAGACAGACCCACGTTTGTGGCCCTGCGGGACTTCCTGCTGGAG gcccagcccactgATATGCGGGCCCTTCAGGACTTTGAGGAACCTGACAAGCTGCACATCCAGATGAATGATGTCATCACTGTCATTGAGGGAAG GGCTGAGAACTACTGGTGGCGTGGACAGAACACACGGACACTGTGCGTGGGACCCTTTCCTCGCAATGTGGTGACCTCCGTGGCTGGCCTGTCAGCCCAGGACATTAGCCAGCCCCTACAGAATAGCTTCATCCACACAGGGCATGGCGACAGTGACCCTCGCCACTGCTGGGGCTTCCCTGACAGGATTGATGA ACTCTATCTGGGAAACCCCATGGATCCTCCCGACCTGCTGAGTGTGGAACTGAGCACCTCCCGACCCACCCAGCACCTAGGAAGGGTGAAAA GGGAGCCTCCACCTCGCCCACCTCAGCCTGCCATCTTCACTCAGA AACCAACCTATGACCCTGTGAGTGAGGACCAAGACCTACTATCTGGTGACTTCAAGAGGCTGGGCCTGCGGAAGCCAGGTCTGCCCCGAGGGCTGTGGCTGTCAAAGCCCTCAGCCCGGGTGCCAGGCACCAAGGCAGGCCGAAGCAGTGGTGGCGAGGTCACACTCATTGACTTTGGCGAGGAGCCTGTGATTCCAGCCTCTCGGCCCTGTGCACCCTCTCTGGCACAGCTGGCCATGGACGCCTGCTCCTTGCTGGACAAGACCCCTCCACAGAGTCCTACACGGGCACTGCCACGACCCCTGCATCCCACGCCTGTGGTGGATTGGGATGCACGCCCGCTTCCTCCGCCCCCTACCTATGATGATGTGGCCCAAGACGAAGATGACTTTGAGGTCTGCTCCATCAACAGCACCCTGGTGGGTGCAGGGCTTTCAGCTGGGCCTAGCCAGGGAGAGACCAATTATGCCTTTGTGCCAGAGCAGGGGCGGCTCCCCCCTGCCCTGGAGGACAACCTGTTCCTCCCACCTCAGGGTGGGGGCAAGCCTCCCAGCTTGGCCCAGACCTCAGAGATCTTCCAGGCACTGCAGCAGGAGTGTATGCGGCAGCTGCAGGTCCCAACCGGTTCACTGGCCCCTTCACCCAGCCCAGGGGCTGATGATAAGCCTCAGGTGCCTCCACGGGTGCCCATCCCCCCTCGGCCCACACGCCCACGTGTTGAGCTATCTCCAGCCCCCTCAGGTGAGGAAGAGATAGGTCGTTGGCCTggacctgcctctcctccccgCATACCTCCCCGAGAACCTCTGTCCCCTCAAGGCTCGAGGACCCCCAGCCCCCTGGTACCACCTGGCAGTTCCCCGCTGCCACTCCGGCTCTCAAGCTCACCTGGGAAGACCATGCCCACCACCCAGAGCTTTGCCTCAGACCCCAAGTATGCTACACCCCAGGTGATCCAGGCTCCTGGCCCACGCGCAGGTCCCTGCATCTTGCCCATTGTCCGGGATGGCAAGAAGGTCAGCAACACCCACTATTACTTGTTGCCTGAGCGCCCACCCTACTTGGAGCGCTACCAGCGTTACCTGCACGAGGCCCAGAGCCCTGAAGATCCGGCCCCTCTGCCTGTACCCCTGCTATTGCCCCCGCCCagcaccccagcccctgctgccccCACTGCCACTGTTCGACCAATGCCCCAGGCTGCCCCAGACCCCAAGGCCAACTTCTCCACCAACAACAGCAACCTAGGTGCCCGGCCACCAGCCCTGAGGGCCACTGCTCGGCTTCCACAGAGGGGCTGCCCTGGGGATGGGCCAGAGGCTGGACGGCCAGCAGACAAGATCCAGATG GTGGAGCAGCTCTTTGGGCTCGGTCTACGGCCACGAGTGGAGTGCCACAAAGTGCTAGAGATGTTCGACTGGAACCTAGAGCAAGCTGGCTGTCACCTTCTGGGCTCCTGTGGCCCTGCCCACCACAAGTGA
- the Tnk2 gene encoding activated CDC42 kinase 1 isoform X6 translates to MPAARRFPGLELSFPLLARLRRRLYTRLGSSSMQPEEGTGWLLELLSEVQLQQYFLRLRDDLNVTRLSHFEYVKNEDLEKIGMGRPGQRRLWEAVKRRKAMCKRKSWMSKVFSGKRLEAEFPPHHSQSTFRKPSPTPGGPVGEGPLQSLTCLIGEKDLRLLEKLGDGSFGVVRRGEWDAPAGKTVSVAVKCLKPDVLSQPEAMDDFIREVNAMHSLDHRNLIRLYGVVLTPPMKMVTELAPLGSLLDRLRKHQGHFLLGTLSRYAVQVAEGMGYLESKRFIHRDLAARNLLLATRDLVKIGDFGLMRALPQNDDHYVMQEHRKVPFAWCAPESLKTRTFSHASDTWMFGVTLWEMFTYGQEPWIGLNGSQILHKIDKEGERLPRPEDCPQDIYNVMVQCWAHKPEDRPTFVALRDFLLEAQPTDMRALQDFEEPDKLHIQMNDVITVIEGRAENYWWRGQNTRTLCVGPFPRNVVTSVAGLSAQDISQPLQNSFIHTGHGDSDPRHCWGFPDRIDELYLGNPMDPPDLLSVELSTSRPTQHLGRVKREPPPRPPQPAIFTQSKWGCSGCLGPCPRPLSSLTSPLFLEEPTYDPVSEDQDLLSGDFKRLGLRKPGLPRGLWLSKPSARVPGTKAGRSSGGEVTLIDFGEEPVIPASRPCAPSLAQLAMDACSLLDKTPPQSPTRALPRPLHPTPVVDWDARPLPPPPTYDDVAQDEDDFEVCSINSTLVGAGLSAGPSQGETNYAFVPEQGRLPPALEDNLFLPPQGGGKPPSLAQTSEIFQALQQECMRQLQVPTGSLAPSPSPGADDKPQVPPRVPIPPRPTRPRVELSPAPSGEEEIGRWPGPASPPRIPPREPLSPQGSRTPSPLVPPGSSPLPLRLSSSPGKTMPTTQSFASDPKYATPQVIQAPGPRAGPCILPIVRDGKKVSNTHYYLLPERPPYLERYQRYLHEAQSPEDPAPLPVPLLLPPPSTPAPAAPTATVRPMPQAAPDPKANFSTNNSNLGARPPALRATARLPQRGCPGDGPEAGRPADKIQMVEQLFGLGLRPRVECHKVLEMFDWNLEQAGCHLLGSCGPAHHKR, encoded by the exons ATGCCGGCAGCTCGTCGTTTTCCTGGCCTAgagctctccttccctctcctggcCAGACTGCGGCGACGACTGTACACA AGACTGGGGAGCAGCAGCATGCAGCCAGAGGAGGGCACAGGTTGGTTGCTGGAGCTGCTGTCTGAGGTGCAGCTACAGCAATACTTCCTACGGCTCCGGGATGACCTCAATGTTACCCGCCTGTCCCACTTTGAATATGTTAAGAATGAGGACCTGGAGAAGATTGGCATGGGCCGGCCCG GCCAACGACGGCTATGGGAAGCCGTGAAGAGGAGGAAAGCCATGTGCAAACGCAAGTCTTGGATGAGTAAG GTATTCAGTGGAAAGCGACTGGAGGCAGAGTTTCCCCCTCATCACTCTCAGAGCACCTTCCGGAAGCCCTCGCCCACCCCTGGAGGCCCAGTGGGTGAGGGGCCTCTGCAAAGCCTCACCTGCCTCATTGGGGAAAAAGACCTGCGCCTCCTTGAGAAGCTGGGAGATGGCTCCTTTGGCGTGGTGCGCAGGGGCGAGTGGGACGCCCCTGCAGGGAAGACG GTGAGTGTGGCTGTAAAGTGCCTGAAGCCAGATGTGCTGAGCCAGCCAGAGGCCATGGATGACTTCATCCGGGAGGTCAATGCCATGCATTCACTTGACCACCGAAACCTCATTCGCCTCTATGGTGTAGTGCTTACACCGCCCATGAAGATG GTGACAGAGCTGGCACCTCTGGGATCCCTGTTGGACAGACTACGTAAGCATCAGGGTCACTTCCTCCTGGGGACTCTGAGCCGCTATGCTGTGCAGGTGGCTGAAGGCATGGGCTACCTGGAGTCCAAGCGCTTTATTCACCGTGACCTGGCTGCCCGAAATCTGCTATTGGCTACCCGTGACTTGGTCAAGATTGGGGACTTTGGACTGATGCGAGCACTACCCCAGAATGATGACCACTATGTCATGCAGGAACATCGCAAGGTGCCCTTTGCCTG GTGTGCCCCTGAAAGCCTGAAGACACGTACCTTCTCCCATGCCAGTGACACCTGGATGTTTGGGGTCACATTGTGGGAGATGTTCACCTATGGCCAAGAGCCCTGGATTGGCCTCAATGGCAGTCAG ATCCTGCATAAGATTGATAAGGAGGGGGAGCGACTACCCCGGCCTGAGGACTGCCCCCAGGACATCTATAATGTCATGGTCCAGTGCTGGGCCCATAAGCCAGAAGACAGACCCACGTTTGTGGCCCTGCGGGACTTCCTGCTGGAG gcccagcccactgATATGCGGGCCCTTCAGGACTTTGAGGAACCTGACAAGCTGCACATCCAGATGAATGATGTCATCACTGTCATTGAGGGAAG GGCTGAGAACTACTGGTGGCGTGGACAGAACACACGGACACTGTGCGTGGGACCCTTTCCTCGCAATGTGGTGACCTCCGTGGCTGGCCTGTCAGCCCAGGACATTAGCCAGCCCCTACAGAATAGCTTCATCCACACAGGGCATGGCGACAGTGACCCTCGCCACTGCTGGGGCTTCCCTGACAGGATTGATGA ACTCTATCTGGGAAACCCCATGGATCCTCCCGACCTGCTGAGTGTGGAACTGAGCACCTCCCGACCCACCCAGCACCTAGGAAGGGTGAAAA GGGAGCCTCCACCTCGCCCACCTCAGCCTGCCATCTTCACTCAGAGTAAGTGGGGCTGCTCAGGATGCCTTGGCCCCTGCCCTCGccccctttcttctctcacttctcctctcttcctggaAG AACCAACCTATGACCCTGTGAGTGAGGACCAAGACCTACTATCTGGTGACTTCAAGAGGCTGGGCCTGCGGAAGCCAGGTCTGCCCCGAGGGCTGTGGCTGTCAAAGCCCTCAGCCCGGGTGCCAGGCACCAAGGCAGGCCGAAGCAGTGGTGGCGAGGTCACACTCATTGACTTTGGCGAGGAGCCTGTGATTCCAGCCTCTCGGCCCTGTGCACCCTCTCTGGCACAGCTGGCCATGGACGCCTGCTCCTTGCTGGACAAGACCCCTCCACAGAGTCCTACACGGGCACTGCCACGACCCCTGCATCCCACGCCTGTGGTGGATTGGGATGCACGCCCGCTTCCTCCGCCCCCTACCTATGATGATGTGGCCCAAGACGAAGATGACTTTGAGGTCTGCTCCATCAACAGCACCCTGGTGGGTGCAGGGCTTTCAGCTGGGCCTAGCCAGGGAGAGACCAATTATGCCTTTGTGCCAGAGCAGGGGCGGCTCCCCCCTGCCCTGGAGGACAACCTGTTCCTCCCACCTCAGGGTGGGGGCAAGCCTCCCAGCTTGGCCCAGACCTCAGAGATCTTCCAGGCACTGCAGCAGGAGTGTATGCGGCAGCTGCAGGTCCCAACCGGTTCACTGGCCCCTTCACCCAGCCCAGGGGCTGATGATAAGCCTCAGGTGCCTCCACGGGTGCCCATCCCCCCTCGGCCCACACGCCCACGTGTTGAGCTATCTCCAGCCCCCTCAGGTGAGGAAGAGATAGGTCGTTGGCCTggacctgcctctcctccccgCATACCTCCCCGAGAACCTCTGTCCCCTCAAGGCTCGAGGACCCCCAGCCCCCTGGTACCACCTGGCAGTTCCCCGCTGCCACTCCGGCTCTCAAGCTCACCTGGGAAGACCATGCCCACCACCCAGAGCTTTGCCTCAGACCCCAAGTATGCTACACCCCAGGTGATCCAGGCTCCTGGCCCACGCGCAGGTCCCTGCATCTTGCCCATTGTCCGGGATGGCAAGAAGGTCAGCAACACCCACTATTACTTGTTGCCTGAGCGCCCACCCTACTTGGAGCGCTACCAGCGTTACCTGCACGAGGCCCAGAGCCCTGAAGATCCGGCCCCTCTGCCTGTACCCCTGCTATTGCCCCCGCCCagcaccccagcccctgctgccccCACTGCCACTGTTCGACCAATGCCCCAGGCTGCCCCAGACCCCAAGGCCAACTTCTCCACCAACAACAGCAACCTAGGTGCCCGGCCACCAGCCCTGAGGGCCACTGCTCGGCTTCCACAGAGGGGCTGCCCTGGGGATGGGCCAGAGGCTGGACGGCCAGCAGACAAGATCCAGATG GTGGAGCAGCTCTTTGGGCTCGGTCTACGGCCACGAGTGGAGTGCCACAAAGTGCTAGAGATGTTCGACTGGAACCTAGAGCAAGCTGGCTGTCACCTTCTGGGCTCCTGTGGCCCTGCCCACCACAA GCGCTGA
- the Tnk2 gene encoding activated CDC42 kinase 1 isoform X2, with the protein MPAARRFPGLELSFPLLARLRRRLYTRLGSSSMQPEEGTGWLLELLSEVQLQQYFLRLRDDLNVTRLSHFEYVKNEDLEKIGMGRPGQRRLWEAVKRRKAMCKRKSWMSKVFSGKRLEAEFPPHHSQSTFRKPSPTPGGPVGEGPLQSLTCLIGEKDLRLLEKLGDGSFGVVRRGEWDAPAGKTVSVAVKCLKPDVLSQPEAMDDFIREVNAMHSLDHRNLIRLYGVVLTPPMKMVTELAPLGSLLDRLRKHQGHFLLGTLSRYAVQVAEGMGYLESKRFIHRDLAARNLLLATRDLVKIGDFGLMRALPQNDDHYVMQEHRKVPFAWCAPESLKTRTFSHASDTWMFGVTLWEMFTYGQEPWIGLNGSQILHKIDKEGERLPRPEDCPQDIYNVMVQCWAHKPEDRPTFVALRDFLLEAQPTDMRALQDFEEPDKLHIQMNDVITVIEGRAENYWWRGQNTRTLCVGPFPRNVVTSVAGLSAQDISQPLQNSFIHTGHGDSDPRHCWGFPDRIDELYLGNPMDPPDLLSVELSTSRPTQHLGRVKREPPPRPPQPAIFTQSKWGCSGCLGPCPRPLSSLTSPLFLEEPTYDPVSEDQDLLSGDFKRLGLRKPGLPRGLWLSKPSARVPGTKAGRSSGGEVTLIDFGEEPVIPASRPCAPSLAQLAMDACSLLDKTPPQSPTRALPRPLHPTPVVDWDARPLPPPPTYDDVAQDEDDFEVCSINSTLVGAGLSAGPSQGETNYAFVPEQGRLPPALEDNLFLPPQGGGKPPSLAQTSEIFQALQQECMRQLQVPTGSLAPSPSPGADDKPQVPPRVPIPPRPTRPRVELSPAPSGEEEIGRWPGPASPPRIPPREPLSPQGSRTPSPLVPPGSSPLPLRLSSSPGKTMPTTQSFASDPKYATPQVIQAPGPRAGPCILPIVRDGKKVSNTHYYLLPERPPYLERYQRYLHEAQSPEDPAPLPVPLLLPPPSTPAPAAPTATVRPMPQAAPDPKANFSTNNSNLGARPPALRATARLPQRGCPGDGPEAGRPADKIQMAMVHGVTTEECQAALQSHGWSVQRAAQYLKVEQLFGLGLRPRVECHKVLEMFDWNLEQAGCHLLGSCGPAHHKR; encoded by the exons ATGCCGGCAGCTCGTCGTTTTCCTGGCCTAgagctctccttccctctcctggcCAGACTGCGGCGACGACTGTACACA AGACTGGGGAGCAGCAGCATGCAGCCAGAGGAGGGCACAGGTTGGTTGCTGGAGCTGCTGTCTGAGGTGCAGCTACAGCAATACTTCCTACGGCTCCGGGATGACCTCAATGTTACCCGCCTGTCCCACTTTGAATATGTTAAGAATGAGGACCTGGAGAAGATTGGCATGGGCCGGCCCG GCCAACGACGGCTATGGGAAGCCGTGAAGAGGAGGAAAGCCATGTGCAAACGCAAGTCTTGGATGAGTAAG GTATTCAGTGGAAAGCGACTGGAGGCAGAGTTTCCCCCTCATCACTCTCAGAGCACCTTCCGGAAGCCCTCGCCCACCCCTGGAGGCCCAGTGGGTGAGGGGCCTCTGCAAAGCCTCACCTGCCTCATTGGGGAAAAAGACCTGCGCCTCCTTGAGAAGCTGGGAGATGGCTCCTTTGGCGTGGTGCGCAGGGGCGAGTGGGACGCCCCTGCAGGGAAGACG GTGAGTGTGGCTGTAAAGTGCCTGAAGCCAGATGTGCTGAGCCAGCCAGAGGCCATGGATGACTTCATCCGGGAGGTCAATGCCATGCATTCACTTGACCACCGAAACCTCATTCGCCTCTATGGTGTAGTGCTTACACCGCCCATGAAGATG GTGACAGAGCTGGCACCTCTGGGATCCCTGTTGGACAGACTACGTAAGCATCAGGGTCACTTCCTCCTGGGGACTCTGAGCCGCTATGCTGTGCAGGTGGCTGAAGGCATGGGCTACCTGGAGTCCAAGCGCTTTATTCACCGTGACCTGGCTGCCCGAAATCTGCTATTGGCTACCCGTGACTTGGTCAAGATTGGGGACTTTGGACTGATGCGAGCACTACCCCAGAATGATGACCACTATGTCATGCAGGAACATCGCAAGGTGCCCTTTGCCTG GTGTGCCCCTGAAAGCCTGAAGACACGTACCTTCTCCCATGCCAGTGACACCTGGATGTTTGGGGTCACATTGTGGGAGATGTTCACCTATGGCCAAGAGCCCTGGATTGGCCTCAATGGCAGTCAG ATCCTGCATAAGATTGATAAGGAGGGGGAGCGACTACCCCGGCCTGAGGACTGCCCCCAGGACATCTATAATGTCATGGTCCAGTGCTGGGCCCATAAGCCAGAAGACAGACCCACGTTTGTGGCCCTGCGGGACTTCCTGCTGGAG gcccagcccactgATATGCGGGCCCTTCAGGACTTTGAGGAACCTGACAAGCTGCACATCCAGATGAATGATGTCATCACTGTCATTGAGGGAAG GGCTGAGAACTACTGGTGGCGTGGACAGAACACACGGACACTGTGCGTGGGACCCTTTCCTCGCAATGTGGTGACCTCCGTGGCTGGCCTGTCAGCCCAGGACATTAGCCAGCCCCTACAGAATAGCTTCATCCACACAGGGCATGGCGACAGTGACCCTCGCCACTGCTGGGGCTTCCCTGACAGGATTGATGA ACTCTATCTGGGAAACCCCATGGATCCTCCCGACCTGCTGAGTGTGGAACTGAGCACCTCCCGACCCACCCAGCACCTAGGAAGGGTGAAAA GGGAGCCTCCACCTCGCCCACCTCAGCCTGCCATCTTCACTCAGAGTAAGTGGGGCTGCTCAGGATGCCTTGGCCCCTGCCCTCGccccctttcttctctcacttctcctctcttcctggaAG AACCAACCTATGACCCTGTGAGTGAGGACCAAGACCTACTATCTGGTGACTTCAAGAGGCTGGGCCTGCGGAAGCCAGGTCTGCCCCGAGGGCTGTGGCTGTCAAAGCCCTCAGCCCGGGTGCCAGGCACCAAGGCAGGCCGAAGCAGTGGTGGCGAGGTCACACTCATTGACTTTGGCGAGGAGCCTGTGATTCCAGCCTCTCGGCCCTGTGCACCCTCTCTGGCACAGCTGGCCATGGACGCCTGCTCCTTGCTGGACAAGACCCCTCCACAGAGTCCTACACGGGCACTGCCACGACCCCTGCATCCCACGCCTGTGGTGGATTGGGATGCACGCCCGCTTCCTCCGCCCCCTACCTATGATGATGTGGCCCAAGACGAAGATGACTTTGAGGTCTGCTCCATCAACAGCACCCTGGTGGGTGCAGGGCTTTCAGCTGGGCCTAGCCAGGGAGAGACCAATTATGCCTTTGTGCCAGAGCAGGGGCGGCTCCCCCCTGCCCTGGAGGACAACCTGTTCCTCCCACCTCAGGGTGGGGGCAAGCCTCCCAGCTTGGCCCAGACCTCAGAGATCTTCCAGGCACTGCAGCAGGAGTGTATGCGGCAGCTGCAGGTCCCAACCGGTTCACTGGCCCCTTCACCCAGCCCAGGGGCTGATGATAAGCCTCAGGTGCCTCCACGGGTGCCCATCCCCCCTCGGCCCACACGCCCACGTGTTGAGCTATCTCCAGCCCCCTCAGGTGAGGAAGAGATAGGTCGTTGGCCTggacctgcctctcctccccgCATACCTCCCCGAGAACCTCTGTCCCCTCAAGGCTCGAGGACCCCCAGCCCCCTGGTACCACCTGGCAGTTCCCCGCTGCCACTCCGGCTCTCAAGCTCACCTGGGAAGACCATGCCCACCACCCAGAGCTTTGCCTCAGACCCCAAGTATGCTACACCCCAGGTGATCCAGGCTCCTGGCCCACGCGCAGGTCCCTGCATCTTGCCCATTGTCCGGGATGGCAAGAAGGTCAGCAACACCCACTATTACTTGTTGCCTGAGCGCCCACCCTACTTGGAGCGCTACCAGCGTTACCTGCACGAGGCCCAGAGCCCTGAAGATCCGGCCCCTCTGCCTGTACCCCTGCTATTGCCCCCGCCCagcaccccagcccctgctgccccCACTGCCACTGTTCGACCAATGCCCCAGGCTGCCCCAGACCCCAAGGCCAACTTCTCCACCAACAACAGCAACCTAGGTGCCCGGCCACCAGCCCTGAGGGCCACTGCTCGGCTTCCACAGAGGGGCTGCCCTGGGGATGGGCCAGAGGCTGGACGGCCAGCAGACAAGATCCAGATG GCCATGGTGCATGGGGTGACCACAGAGGAGTGCCAGGCGGCCCTGCAGAGCCACGGCTGGAGCGTGCAGAGGGCTGCCCAGTATCTGAAG GTGGAGCAGCTCTTTGGGCTCGGTCTACGGCCACGAGTGGAGTGCCACAAAGTGCTAGAGATGTTCGACTGGAACCTAGAGCAAGCTGGCTGTCACCTTCTGGGCTCCTGTGGCCCTGCCCACCACAA GCGCTGA